Below is a genomic region from Octopus bimaculoides isolate UCB-OBI-ISO-001 chromosome 29, ASM119413v2, whole genome shotgun sequence.
TTGGACATGGAGAAATACAAGTGAGTCTTTTATCCGACAGTTGGTAATCAATGATTGacttgattgattaattgattgtaTAATATTATCAGTATTAATTATATTCGTAGCCTAATTAACGAAATAtagtaataagtaaataaatgacggtttaaaaaaaaattaaattgtctaatataatttatatgaaatatataacctttactgtatttattgtaatgaattaattacaatttgattaattaattttacagtATAATTAGTTGTCTATGAATGACGgggtaaataattttttaatgtatgtttattattaaagTGGAGAATAAtcttgtttaaatattaaattattcagACAATATCACCATGAAAAACTACACGTAGTTGTGTTAATATATTAACGAAACGTTTAAAGGAATGTTGACATGCAATTTAGGTGTTTAAAAGGTGCAAGTTAATTACTAAGAATTGACGCTAGTGAAATCCgataatttcaaataaacacatgtatcATACAGGAATACCTACACTcgtctttgtttcctcataatttccagcaaaatagatatttttttagtgaaattttctgcaaatacgGTTCGGAGGGTGTAGATTTCGATTACGTCGAAATTTGTTGTGGAAAACTTTTTTTCTAAGTGTGGCGCGAGGAAgcggctttgtttcctcataacttacagaaaaacggatatttttaaatgaaattttctacaaatacgccCCAGATGGTGCAAATTACCATTATATaggaatttaatatttttaaaaaatgtggggTACTCACACATACGTTCTGACATAAATCAATTTCTTTCGaaattttcaagtttcattttgtagctatatgtgatgtgtgtattttttttaatatatattaaattctgatataatgaTAATCTATAACGTCTTTCACAGCTGTAACTCTATAAATATCCTCTGTatcttatgttgttgtttctcgtttatttcagaatatcagatgacattggcaTAATGATCATTTCTCCATCAAGCACATCATCAATATTGAATTGTCTTCTAAAGACTAAAGGAATGTGCTATACAGAATAGATCTAATATTGTTTCCATAAATGTATGGTGAAGAGCTATATTTCTCTACTTCACTGCCTGGATTGTGTGCaacataaatttgtaaataaatttgaagaaatttacaaAGTAATTTGCTGCTTCTTCAGATATCAGTGAGGATTGCAGATGATGGAAAATCTAACAGAAGgaaatatttgtaacaaatataagagcaaaaacaagaaatctatgtgtatattgtgaaagaagagagataaaggaaaattaattaatgtGAAGAACTTCAAAAGGGTTGATTTTATTAGAAGAGATGCTGAAAGTGGTAAAAAAGACACCATTTCTGTGTGACATTTGTAATAAGACATTCTCTCAACAAGGGAACTTAACTATCCATAAACGTATTCATGCAACacagaaaccatttcactgtgaaatctgtggcaaGTCGTTTGCTCAGAAAGGTGACTTAGccactcacaaacgtattcatacaggagagaaaccatatcgttgcgatatatgtggtaaatcattctctgtgagGGGTGCTTTAACtaggcacaaacgtattcacactggagacaaaccatttcattgtgatatttgtggcaaatcatttcctgaatctggccagttaactaaacacaaacgtactcatacaggagagaagccatatcgctgtaatatctgtggtgcATTGTTCTCTCGAAACCATCACTTAAAGACTCATGAGTCCGTTCATACAGgaaagaaaccatatcactgtgaaatctgtggtaaatcattctccgaGACAGCTAAAGTTATTATTCACAAACggatccatacaggagagaagccatatcagtgtgatatctgtggggaGTTTTTCTCTCAGAAACATTACGTGACATCTCACAAATACGTTCATTCAGGGGAAAAACCAAATCATTGCaacatttgtggtaaatcttttgcTCAGAAGCAGTACTTAACTAACCACCTGCgcgttcatacaggtgagaaaccttaTCGTTGTGAAATCTGTGGGAGATCGTTTGCTCAGCGTTGTAACGTAATCaagcacaaacgcattcatacaggagagaaaccatttcgctgtgatatctgtgggagaACATTCTCTGAAAGTGGTAAtttaactattcacaaacgtgttcatttgtgagagaaaccatattgtggtgcttgagaaaacccatgaAGCCCaccaaaatcacagttgtggaaGATACCAATGTTACACaaatggcactcgtgccagtggcatgcaaaagcacccattacactctcagagcatccagctgtagaaaaccatgccaaatcagactggatcttgacacagccttccagcgtgccagcctaGTGAAACTATCCAACCcttaccagcatggacaatggatgctaaatgatgatgatcattatcatttaacatctattttttatgctggcatgggttggacagtttgactaaagCTAGTAAGGctaggagctgcaccaggttccattttttgttctggcatggtttctacagctggatgctcttccaaatgccaaccactccacataGTGttctaggtgctttttacatggcagcagTACTTCTATCAATTCTGTTATGGTGGACGGGTCTTTTTGAGTACAACAATtcaccagatatctcagtcctttgtcatttccttcataaGGTTTTGctttttgagatcagccttcaatacttcatggtaaattttgagatttaaaaaaaacttttatccATATTAATCTCCGTGTTTTTCCCGTACATTGAAAAATAgatggtgaaaagatcaatgtCGGGGGAGTGAAATTCCGAGGATTTCAGCACACCAGTGGCAGGCATCCATTTGGGGGagccatgcttttcacatgggcaACTTTATGTGGCCTGCTCCCGTGTGGGTAGTAAAAACGCTCTTTTTGTATGTGCTCCTTAGGGCAGAACACACAATATTGTCAATAGCGAAGTTTTATAGACAAGTTGTCATTGCAGCCGATGTGGTTATAAACTGATCCGGAAGCATTGGCTGGACATATTCTCAAACCATGGCAACATGAATTATggactcttcctcttttttattggacaatgctgacttctccaacaacaatgctcactcgGCTGATATCAGTGATTGGCTAAGTTGCtcatagagttaacctagaagggacaggccccttattttctggttaaggctgttggtaagttttcctaagttactccaatccagatccccaatgcaaaccttNNNNNNNNNNNNNNNNNNNNNNNNNNNNNNNNNNNNNNNNNNNNNNNNNNNNNNNNNNNNNNNNNNNNNNNNNNNNNNNNNNNNNNNNNNNNNNNNNNNNNNNNNNNNNNNNNNNNNNNNNNNNNNNNNNNNNNNNNNNNNNNNNNNNNNNNNNNNNNNNNNNNNNNNNNNNNNNNNNNNNNNNNNNNNNNNNNNNNNNNNNNNNNNNNNNNNNNNNNNNNNNNNNNNNNNNNNNNNNNNNNNNNNNNNNNNNNcatatatatgacggtcttctttcagtttccgtctaccaaatccactcacaaggctttggtcggcccgaggctatagaagacacttgcccaaggtgccacgcagtgggactgaacccggaaccatgtggttggtaagcaagctacttaccacacagccactcatgtgcATTATATTCTATTCATCTTTTccattcattttgtgtttttgtcccctctgtgtaaggCCTTCATGGCtgatttcatgaaataaagaaacttgcttccgGTTTGACGACatcacttgtttattttttctgtgtgttgtgagttatcatttttgttgttgaaactGTGATTTGTTGTAAATTATTGTTGAAAattgttattttgaattgttgCTTGTTTGCAGGCATTGTGGTGAATAACTGGTGGTGATTTGCTCTAAAAAGAGTCATACATTTTGAGCCCATTAGATTTAGCTGTCAGCTAAGTTTAGATAAGGCTAGGATAGAAGGGAACCTGCTTAAGGCTTCAGAAGAGGCGTTGAGATTGGGCTCTGCATCCCAAATTTTGGCAGTGAGAACGACCTTGGACCgtcacctcaaagccaaacaTGAGGGGTGCAGGGTTCGGGCTAAAGTATGTGCATTGGGTTGCAAGGGAATTAATATTTCCAGGTGGGCCCATTCGGTAGAGACCCAGCATGGCAACGATGCCATAATTAGTTCTTTGATTGACAAAAATGGACGTTTGGTCAAAGGACAGGATGAGATGTGAGGCACTTTACAAACAATTTGCCGAGTTGTTCGGGAGGGGTGGGAAGCTAGACCATGGTGAGGCCCTATGGGACTTCCTGGCTGGTGGCCCACGTCTCTTGGTATGAGGGGCTGATCACAGCTGCGGAGGTGATTGAGGTGCTATCTGAGTACTCCGGGGACAAGTTTTAATGGTcttgatggtctaccctatgagTTTTacaaaagtatgccagacttgttctgGCACCTACTGGCCAGgttgaatttaatataaataatgtttaaaaactagttcaaATTGCTATTTTGCTGTTTACACAtaaacttgtgtaggttgaactctgTAAAACACCAGTGATAGaaacttttgttatttcttatgaTAAATCCATCTAATAGGAAAATTCTTCATAGACATTTAAAATACTAGTCTTGTTCCCCATTTTACTATGTAAGGACCATGCGATCAGGAGATGGTGAcgaggaatggctcctttagtacaTCGTGCgatcaatacaaaaaaaaaatatatatgagaataggATAAATGAGTATAAATGCCAAAAGGAAAAGAGACAACCGGTTTGgaaaattttattgatataacatgtctgtgtgtgtgtgagtgtgacgtatcatcatcatcatcatcatcatcgttagacAGGCTgtcatgtatacaaatgtgtgtgtgagaaatagaGTAGAGAGAGTCTATCAGGATGTTAAAAGAAAGTCGTATTCAAGGTACACAGTTTTGGCTTCCATTAGTGACTAATCAATCAGATATTGCAGTGACCATAATGACTCTCCATTATGAATAAGTTTGGGTCAGATATTGCAGTGATAGGGCTTTTATCCtgtatgaatgtgcttgtgtttactcaaactttgagagaatgatttatcacagtgatatggtttctcaacTGCATGGAGACCGTCGTGTTGGGTTAAGCAACGGACATTAGACAGTGCTttaccacacacatcacacaagTAACATTGATCTCCTGTATGAGAATTTTTATGAGAAGTTAGAGAAgtcttaccacagatatcacaaggatatgactttttttcctgtatgagtgcatttgtgtatagTTAAATCATTGAGAGAATGATTTCTCAGATATCCCAGTGATATGGCTTCCCTCCCGTATGAATAagtttatgtttagttaagtcaCCATTTTCAGAGAATGGCCCATTAGAAATTGCTGTGATATTAACATTGATTTTTTaccctgtatgaacacgtttgtgtacAGTTAAGCCACTAcgctgagagaatgatttatcacaaatatcacaatgatattgtTTCTCAACTGCATGCAGATCCTTGTGATGGGATAAGCAAAGGGCATTGGACAACGATttaccacacacatcacacaggTGTTTGTCTTTTGTGTGAGTATGCTTATGATAATTCAGAATTTTTCTATTGGAGAAAAACTTGCCACAGACgttacaatgatatggtttctcaccagtaTGAACACGTATGTGTATAGTTAAACTGCTTCTATCaaagaaggatttaccacagacatcacagtgatatggtttttctcctgtatgaatatatttgtgcttaATCAGGTGACTTCCTTCATAAAAAGATTCCCCACAGATATTGCAatcatatggtttttctcctgtgtgaatacgtttgtgtttatttagataaaattgttgagagaaggatttaccacagatatcacaatgatatggcttctctcctgtatgagtgtatttgtgccTTCTTAAGTCACTACtttgagagaaggatttaccacagatatcacaatgatatggtttctcttctgtatgagtatatttgtgtcTACTTAAGTCACAtctttgaaagaatgatttaccacagatatcacaatgatatggcttctcacctgtatgagtacgtttgtgtttagttaactgctcattttgaaagaatgatttaccacagatatcacagtgatatggcttctctcctgtatgaatatatttgtgtttagttaaacaaaATTTCTGAGAGAAAGATTTCTCACAGATGTCACATtgataaggcttctctcctgtatggacaTATTTGTGTCTTTTTAAGTCATTACTtttaaagaatgatttaccacagatatcacagtgatgttgTTTCTCTCCTGCACGAATGTGCATGCATTTAGCAAAACTGTCACCGCTGGAGAACGGTTTATCAGAAAATGAATTTTCCATTGTATGAATAAGTTTATGTCGAGTTAAGGAACTATTAACAgcaaatgatttatcacagacatcACAGACATATggcttttcccctgtatgaatgcgtatgtggtAAGTTAATTTATCACTTTgataaaatgatttaccacagacatcacagtgatatggcttctctcctgtatgaatggcTTTGTGTTTAGCTAAGGCACCattgtgagagaatgatttaccacagatatcacagtgatatggtttctctcctgtatgaacggATTTATGCTTAGACAAGTTGCTactgtgagagaatgatttaccacagatatcacagcgatatggtttttcccctgtatgtACAACTTTATGTTTCGTTAGGCTGCTACTtgtagaaaatgatttaccacagatatcacaatggtatgatTTTCTACCTTTCTCATTCTTTACATCATCAGAAAAGTCAATCTTCTGTATTTCACATTTAACCTCGTTCTCCATAATTTTCCTTTTCCTACAACAATATACAAACGATtctctttttggttttatattttattcctccCAAATATTCTTGATATTATATCTCCCTCAACTGTGACCTTTGGTGATATCAGAAGATGCTGCAAACTCTTTTATAAATTCTTCCAACTTCAAAATAAGTATGTGAaatgattttgtatatattatatgaaatggaaaagaaaaattagactCCAAAATCAGTTTGTAAACTTTTCAGGAATTGAAGAAGACAAATGCTGATATTCATCTCAGTTCTAAAGAGATATTAGCAGGAATTCACCATGGATTTATATAAGCAGTGTTGTTAGATATGCTCTCTATAAACATTTTCCTTTAGTCTTTCAAAGATGATTAATATTGACAAGGTATCTGATGGAAACAGTTCTTTGCTGTTTCTGATATTCTGAAACGATAGAGAaacaagaatataagaatattgaGGATACTTAGAATGCAGAGATACAACAGGGGAAATTTTACAACACATctaagaagaaaaactgaagatGTAAAGATATCACTAGAATAATTgatcttattctgtttctttccattttgaaaatatgcagaagtgtggttagaagcttgcttcctaaccacatggttccaaacggcatagattacgatgaTTAGGAAATTTTTTTCCGAGGAGTTTCGGATCAGGTAGACCAAATAAATTGGAACTACGTTTTGACTACAGCCTTCGAAATGATTGGGGTAGGTGGGGAGAAGGATTCATCTTTTTATGAAAAACAAGGTTTTCGAAACTCCTCTCCCTACCCGCTCGGAAATGGATTTgcccccacaaatttctttataattgtaatctatgccATTTAAGAGGTATttcagtaaaagatatatattttccagAAAATAATGAGGGCAAAAATGTAGGATcgagtgaattttccgaaactccccTCTTCACCCACTCGGAAAAATTCTTTCACATATATACTCCGAATCTACAGCATCTAAGCAGTATTTGTTGAATTTTCGTTAAAAAAATATCAGAGTCGAGTGGGGTATACATCTGTAACTATGCCcgatttgttatatatgtgtatcgtaTACATACGTATTGTCGGCATTCTTTCGGCTTGCcgtgttatatatgtaaatgtatatatatatatcttacctgTTAATTGCTATATAAAACCAGTGTTTACAGTGAAATATCTTTAATTACATCAGGTGCCCTTGCAGCACCAGTGTGAGTCAGCTAGGAATAAAATGTGACaacagaaatttataaaaatcgACTCGGAAACACAAAAGGCgaaatatttctctgtatataagCTGCTAGATGAATGCGTAtatttatagtttaaaaaaagaaaaaacgtttagatgaaatatagaaatacgcaGCTAAATTTATCAGGAATCTCTTAAGTTATACTTGAAATGTAAAATTAGCGGAATTCTGGTATTTTCAATGACTACTAGCCATTGTACTGTTTNNNNNNNNNNNNNNNNNNNNNNNNNNNNNNNNNNNNNNNNNNNNNNNNNNNNNNNNNNNNNNNNNNNNNNNNNNNNNNNNNNNNNNNNNNNNNNNNNNNNNNNNNNNNNNNNNNNNNNNNNNNNNNNNNNNNNNNNNNNNNNNNNNNNNNNNNNNNNNNNNNNNNNNNNNNNNNNNNNNNNNNNNNNNNNNNNNNNNNNNNNNNNNNNNNNNNNNNNNNNNNNNNNNNNNNNNNNNNNNNNNNNNNNNNNNNNNNNNNNNNNNNNNNNNNNNNNNNNNNNNNNNNNNNNNNNNNNNNNNNNNNNNNNNNNNNNNNNNNNNNNNNNNNNNNNNNNNNNNNNNNNNNNNNNNNNNNNNNNNNNNNNNNNNNNNNNNNNNNNNNNNNNNNNNNNNNNNNNNNNNNNNNNNNNNNNNNNNNNNNNNNNNNNNNNNNNNNNNNNNNNNNNNNNNNNNNNNNNNNNNNNNNNNNNNNNNNNNNNNNNNNNNNNNNNNNNNNNNNNNNNNNNNNNNNNNNNNNNNNNNNNNNNNNNNNNNNNNNNNNNNNNNNNNNNNNNNNNNNNNNNNNNNNNNNNNNNNNNNNNNNNNNNNatggtggcgaaccctgctgtactctcaccacaactttctctcactcttacttcctgtttctgttgtgcctgtaattcaaagggtcagccttgtcacactgtgtcacgctgaatctccccgagaactacgttaagggtacatgtgtctgtggagtgctcagccacttgcacgttaatttcacgagcaggctgttccgttgatcgaatcaactgtaaccctcgtcgtcgtaaccgacggagtgccaaccgaATGTTCTAATAAAGAAACtactacaaataaaaataaatatttgattatcCAGTTAGATCGATCTATCATTTAGTCGTGTAAGATTATTGCCTTCCTCACATGTAACTATGTTGGCTGCCATGCGTCGATATACAAACCATTAGATTGCCTTCACAATGTTGTTCGTTGCTGGGTATAGTACGTTAGAACGGTATATCCTAGCTTGCtatttttgaaataaatcatTACAAGAAGATAGAGATCTGTTGGGTTGTCACTGTGGTCACTTCCGATGTAGTTTCCCCTTTTAAAAACCCCAAACAGCGTCAACTACTAAGTGCAGTTTTTGTGGGTTTCAGTTTTAACTTTTCTCTAACTGCAGGAATCCACCAGAAATTAGGTAAAATATGAAGACTTTGGCGGAATTGTGTTTTAACCAAAattataaccccccccccccataacttTTCTATTCCTTGAAATTTTCACACACGCGAATTCATAcgattaaacatttataaaaaaggATGTTTAAACTGGGTGTAAAATCAGTAATGACTAACTGTATTGNNNNNNNNNNNNNNNNNNNNNNNNNNNNNNNNNNNNNNNNNNNNNNNNNNNNNNNNNNNNNNNNNNNNNNNNNNNNNNNNNNNNNNNNNNNNNNNNNNNNNNNNNNNNNNNNNNNNNNNNNNNNNNNNNNNNNNNNNNNNNNNNNNNNNNNNNNNNNNNNNNNNNNNNNNNNNNNNNNNNNNNNNNNNNNNNNNNNNNNNNNNNNNNNNNNNNNNNNNNNNNNNNNNNNNNNNNNNNNNNNNNNNNNNNNNNNNNNNNNNNNNNNNNNNNNNNNNNNNNNNNNNNNNNNNNNNNNNNNNNNNNNNNNNNNNNNNNNNNNNNNNNNNNNNNNNNNNNNNNNNNNNNNNNNNNNNNNNNNNNNNNNNNNNNNNNN
It encodes:
- the LOC106867743 gene encoding zinc finger protein 98-like; the encoded protein is MLKVVKKTPFLCDICNKTFSQQGNLTIHKRIHATQKPFHCEICGKSFAQKGDLATHKRIHTGEKPYRCDICGKSFSVRGALTRHKRIHTGDKPFHCDICGKSFPESGQLTKHKRTHTGEKPYRCNICGALFSRNHHLKTHESVHTGKKPYHCEICGKSFSETAKVIIHKRIHTGEKPYQCDICGEFFSQKHYVTSHKYVHSGEKPNHCNICGKSFAQKQYLTNHLRVHTGEKPYRCEICGRSFAQRCNVIKHKRIHTGEKPFRCDICGRTFSESGNLTIHKRVHL
- the LOC128251243 gene encoding zinc finger protein 271-like; the encoded protein is MENEVKCEIQKIDFSDDVKNEKGRKSYHCDICGKSFSTSSSLTKHKVVHTGEKPYRCDICGKSFSHSSNLSKHKSVHTGEKPYHCDICGKSFSHNGALAKHKAIHTGEKPYHCDVCGKSFYQSDKLTYHIRIHTGEKPYVCDVCDKSFAVNSSLTRHKLIHTMENSFSDKPFSSGDSFAKCMHIRAGEKQHHCDICGKSFFKSNDLKRHKYVHTGEKPYQCDICEKSFSQKFCLTKHKYIHTGEKPYHCDICGKSFFQNEQLTKHKRTHTGEKPYHCDICGKSFFQRCDLSRHKYTHTEEKPYHCDICGKSFSQSSDLRRHKYTHTGEKPYHCDICGKSFSQQFYLNKHKRIHTGEKPYDCNICGESFYEGSHLIKHKYIHTGEKPYHCDVCGKSFFDRSSLTIHIRVHTGEKPYHCNVCGKFFSNRKILNYHKHTHTKDKHLCDVCGKSLSNALCLSHHKDLHAVEKQYHCDICDKSFSQRSGLTVHKRVHTG